CGGCAGCGCACGCGCGCTGAGGTGCCGTGCCTCCGCCGGCTGTCGCGTGGGGTGCCCTCAGGAGTACACGCGGCGGGACGTCGGGTGGCAAATTCGCCTGCTGTCATTGTCGCCGCGCTCCAGGCTGGCGCCTGATTGACCCACCTCGATCGGGGCACGGGGGATGGGAATCCGTGGCTGCGTTTCTCCTGCCCCGTGGCCGAGCACGTTGATGAAGAAAGCTGCTCACACCGACGAGAACCCCAGAAGCACGCGCTCTTCTCAGGTGCTGCCACGTTATCGGCAGCCTCCTGGGATTGGACTAAGGACCGGTAAGCTCGTCCACGCGCGGCGGCCTGGCATCGCATCCAGCCAGGGCCGGCTGCCGCCGCCGGGCTTTGGGCTTGAGGCAAGACTGTGCGGGCGCGCGGTCGCTTTCTAGGCCGCTGCTTGACGCCGTCGCCGACTTGCGGCACAGTCTGAGGTGGCCGCGCCCTCGGCGGCTGGCGCAGGGTTCGGATGACAAGCGAGCACAGATGTTGCGACCGAAGGTTGGCGGAGGTGATCGATGGGTGAGCTGAGAATTCAGGCCAGGTTGAACGGGCCGCTGCGGGTCCCTGGTCCGCTGACGGTGCGGGACGAATCGGGTGCGGAGAGGAAGATCGAGCAGGAACTGGTTTCCCTCTGCCGGTGCGGCGGGTCCAAGGACAAACCATTGTGCGACAGCG
This genomic interval from Anaerolineales bacterium contains the following:
- a CDS encoding CDGSH iron-sulfur domain-containing protein encodes the protein MGELRIQARLNGPLRVPGPLTVRDESGAERKIEQELVSLCRCGGSKDKPLCDSAHRSNGFTAPAVTLELERPAP